A window of the Streptomyces formicae genome harbors these coding sequences:
- a CDS encoding HAMP domain-containing protein, producing the protein MESGAAARSTGTRAQGGQSRRNQPRGGMTAVDTAALNRLMAALVSMRDGNFRKRLTVSGDGVMAEIAAVFNEVADRNLHLTGELARVRRVVGREGKLTERLETGACEGSWAAAIDASNALVDDLSRPVSEVGRVLSAVAEGDLQQRMELKSHASDGDGAVRPLRGEFLKVARTVNNLVDQLSAFTDEVTRVALEVGTEGKLGGQAQVRGMSGSWKDLTDSVNTMAYRLTAQVRDIALVTTAVAKGDLSRKVTVHVAGEMLQLKNTVNTMVDQLSSFSSEVTRVAREVGTEGELGGQAAVPGVAGVWKDLTDSVNTMAGNLTSQVRGIAEVTTAVANGDLSQKVTVSARGEVAQLAETINQMTETLRTFADEVTRVASEVGAEGLLGGQAQVPGAAGTWKDLTDSVNTVFRNLTTQVRDIAQVTTAVANGDLSQKVTVDVAGEMLELKNTVNTMVDQLQSFGSEVTRVAREVGVEGRLGGQAQVPGAAGTWKDLTDSVNTAFRNLTGQVRDIAQVTTAVANGDLSQKVTVDVAGEMLELKNTVNTMVAQLSSFADQVTRMARDVGTEGRLGGQARVPGVSGTWKELTDSVNFMAGNLTSQVRQIAQVTTAVARGDLSQKIDVDARGEILELKNTINTMVDQLSAFAEQVTRVAREVGTDGRLGGQAQVPGVAGVWRDLTDSVNGMAGNLTAQVRNIAQVATAVARGDLSQKIDVDARGEILELKNTLNTMVDQLSNFAEQVTRVAREVGTEGILGGQAEVQGVSGTWKDLTQSVNFMANNLTSQVRNIAEVTTAVAKGDLSKKITVDAKGEILELVTTVNTMVDQLSNFADEVTRVAREVGTEGILGGQARVRGATGIWKDLSDNVNTMAANLTSQVRNISRVSSAVANGDLTKKVTVEARGEVAELADTVNTMVTTLSSFADEVTRVAREVGTEGELGGQARVPGVSGTWKDLTESVNSMASNLTGQVRQIATVTTAIAKGDLTKKIDIDARGEIQELKNTINTMVDRLSSFAEEVTRVAREVGTDGMLGGQARVRDVDGTWRDLTESVNEMAGNLTRQVRAIAAVATAVTRGDLNLSIDVDAAGEIQVLQDNINTMIVNLRDTTLANEEQDWLKGNLARISGLMQGRRDLDDVASLIMSELTPVVSAQHGAFFLAMPTGSGELGAGGEGSYELVMRGSYGYSAGSMPTSFRPGETLIGTAAEEKRTIQVNVPPGYLKISSGLGEASPAYVIVLPVLFEGKVLGVIELASFQPFTQIQRDFLNQIAEMIATSVNTISVNTKTEVLLKQSQELTEQLRERSEELENRQKALQSSNAELEEKAELLAQQNRDIEVKNTEIEEARQVLEERAEQLAVSMRYKSEFLANMSHELRTPLNSLLILAKLLADNADSNLTPKQVEFAETIHGAGSDLLQLINDILDLSKVEAGKMDVSPTRIALVQLVDYVEATFRPLTAEKGLDFSVRVSPELPATLHTDEQRLLQVLRNLLSNAVKFTDTGAVELVIRPANADVPQSIREQLLEAGSLRDADSDLMAFSVTDTGIGIAASKMRVIFEAFKQADGTTSRKYGGTGLGLSISREIARLLGGEIHAASEPGRGSTFTLYLPLHPSELPPQGFPQLAPGSDARIVPADDQAAAAPVDGGPPSVPQLSLPSAPVPFDSHGSPGTLFRRRRKALGGTELSAALPGQPAGSPGSAQESWAGSAQEPGGEQRRTFEFHGEKVLIVDDDIRNVFALTSVLEQHGLSVLYAENGREGIEVLEQHDDVTVVLMDIMMPEMDGYATTTAIRRMPQFAGLPIIALTAKAMKGDREKAIESGASDYVTKPVDPDHLLSVMEQWMRGK; encoded by the coding sequence GTGGAGTCTGGTGCAGCGGCGCGGAGCACTGGCACGCGCGCACAAGGCGGACAGTCCCGGAGGAATCAGCCACGCGGGGGGATGACTGCGGTGGACACCGCGGCGCTGAACCGGTTGATGGCGGCGCTCGTCTCGATGCGGGACGGGAACTTCCGTAAACGGCTGACGGTCTCCGGCGACGGAGTGATGGCGGAGATCGCCGCAGTCTTCAACGAGGTCGCCGACCGCAATCTGCATCTGACCGGCGAGCTGGCGCGCGTGCGCCGGGTCGTCGGCCGTGAGGGAAAGCTCACGGAGCGGCTGGAGACCGGTGCCTGCGAGGGCTCCTGGGCGGCCGCCATCGATGCGTCGAACGCGCTGGTGGACGATCTGTCCCGGCCGGTGTCCGAGGTCGGCAGGGTGCTGTCCGCGGTCGCTGAGGGCGATCTGCAGCAGCGCATGGAGCTGAAGTCGCACGCGTCGGACGGTGACGGGGCGGTGCGGCCGCTGCGCGGTGAGTTCCTGAAGGTCGCGCGTACGGTCAACAATCTGGTCGACCAGCTGTCGGCGTTCACCGACGAGGTGACGCGGGTCGCACTGGAGGTGGGCACCGAGGGCAAGCTGGGCGGCCAGGCCCAGGTACGCGGTATGTCCGGTTCGTGGAAAGACCTCACGGATTCGGTGAACACGATGGCGTACCGGCTGACGGCCCAGGTGCGTGACATTGCTCTCGTTACGACGGCGGTCGCCAAGGGCGATCTGTCGCGGAAGGTCACCGTCCATGTGGCCGGCGAGATGCTCCAGCTGAAGAACACCGTCAACACGATGGTGGACCAGCTGTCCTCGTTCTCGTCCGAGGTGACACGGGTCGCCCGCGAGGTGGGTACGGAGGGCGAGCTCGGCGGCCAGGCGGCCGTGCCGGGGGTCGCCGGTGTGTGGAAGGACCTCACCGACTCCGTCAACACGATGGCGGGCAATCTGACCTCGCAGGTGCGCGGCATCGCCGAGGTGACGACCGCGGTCGCCAACGGTGATCTGTCGCAGAAGGTCACGGTCAGCGCGCGCGGTGAGGTGGCGCAGCTCGCCGAGACCATCAACCAGATGACGGAGACGCTTCGTACCTTCGCGGACGAGGTGACCCGCGTGGCGAGCGAGGTCGGCGCCGAGGGTCTGCTGGGCGGTCAGGCGCAGGTGCCGGGCGCGGCGGGCACGTGGAAGGACCTGACCGACTCGGTCAACACCGTCTTCCGCAACCTGACGACGCAGGTGCGGGACATCGCGCAGGTGACGACGGCGGTCGCGAACGGCGATCTGTCGCAGAAGGTCACCGTCGATGTCGCGGGCGAGATGCTGGAGTTGAAGAACACCGTCAACACGATGGTGGACCAGCTCCAGTCGTTCGGTTCCGAAGTGACCCGGGTGGCCAGGGAGGTCGGCGTCGAGGGCCGGCTCGGAGGCCAGGCGCAGGTGCCGGGCGCGGCGGGGACGTGGAAGGACCTCACGGACTCGGTGAACACGGCGTTCCGTAACCTCACCGGCCAGGTGCGGGACATCGCGCAGGTGACGACGGCGGTCGCGAACGGCGATCTGTCGCAGAAGGTCACGGTCGACGTGGCCGGCGAGATGCTGGAGCTGAAGAACACCGTCAACACGATGGTGGCGCAGCTGTCGTCCTTCGCCGACCAGGTGACGCGGATGGCCCGGGACGTGGGTACGGAGGGCCGGCTCGGTGGCCAGGCCCGCGTCCCAGGCGTCTCCGGTACGTGGAAGGAACTCACCGACTCCGTCAACTTCATGGCGGGGAACCTGACCTCGCAGGTGCGGCAGATCGCCCAGGTGACCACGGCCGTGGCGCGCGGTGACCTGTCGCAGAAGATCGACGTCGACGCGCGCGGCGAGATCCTTGAGCTGAAGAACACCATCAACACGATGGTCGACCAGCTGTCCGCGTTCGCCGAGCAGGTGACCCGGGTGGCCCGTGAGGTGGGTACCGACGGGCGGCTCGGCGGTCAGGCGCAGGTGCCGGGCGTCGCCGGTGTGTGGCGCGATCTGACGGACTCGGTGAACGGGATGGCGGGGAACCTGACCGCCCAGGTGCGCAACATCGCCCAGGTCGCGACGGCTGTGGCGCGCGGTGACCTGTCGCAGAAGATCGACGTGGACGCGCGCGGCGAGATCCTTGAGCTGAAGAACACCCTCAACACGATGGTGGACCAGCTCTCGAACTTCGCGGAGCAGGTGACCCGGGTGGCCCGGGAGGTGGGCACCGAGGGCATCCTGGGCGGCCAGGCCGAGGTGCAGGGTGTCTCCGGCACCTGGAAGGACCTCACCCAGTCCGTCAACTTCATGGCGAACAACCTGACCTCGCAGGTGCGCAACATCGCCGAGGTGACGACCGCGGTCGCCAAGGGCGATCTGTCGAAGAAGATCACCGTCGACGCCAAGGGCGAGATCCTGGAGCTGGTGACGACCGTCAACACGATGGTCGACCAGCTCTCCAACTTCGCCGACGAGGTGACCCGGGTGGCCCGGGAGGTGGGCACGGAGGGCATCCTCGGCGGCCAGGCCCGGGTGCGCGGCGCGACCGGCATCTGGAAGGACCTCAGCGACAACGTCAACACGATGGCGGCCAATCTGACCAGCCAGGTGCGGAACATCTCGCGTGTGTCGTCCGCGGTCGCCAACGGCGATCTGACGAAGAAGGTGACGGTCGAGGCGCGCGGCGAGGTCGCCGAGCTCGCCGACACGGTCAACACGATGGTGACGACGCTGTCGTCGTTCGCGGACGAGGTCACGCGAGTGGCCCGCGAGGTGGGCACCGAGGGCGAGCTGGGCGGCCAGGCCCGCGTCCCCGGCGTCTCCGGTACGTGGAAGGACCTCACCGAGTCCGTGAACTCGATGGCGTCCAACCTCACCGGCCAGGTGCGCCAGATCGCCACGGTCACCACCGCCATCGCCAAGGGCGATCTCACCAAGAAGATCGACATCGACGCCCGCGGTGAGATCCAGGAGCTGAAGAACACCATCAACACGATGGTCGACCGGCTGTCGTCGTTCGCCGAGGAGGTCACGCGAGTGGCCCGCGAGGTGGGCACCGACGGCATGCTGGGCGGCCAGGCGCGGGTGCGGGACGTCGACGGCACCTGGCGCGACCTGACCGAGTCCGTGAACGAGATGGCCGGGAACCTGACCCGGCAGGTGCGCGCGATCGCGGCCGTGGCCACCGCAGTGACCCGCGGCGACCTCAACCTCAGCATCGACGTGGACGCGGCGGGCGAGATCCAGGTCCTCCAGGACAACATCAACACGATGATCGTGAACCTGCGCGACACCACCCTCGCCAACGAGGAGCAGGACTGGCTCAAGGGCAACCTGGCCCGTATTTCCGGCCTGATGCAGGGCCGCCGCGACCTCGACGACGTCGCCTCGCTGATCATGAGCGAGCTGACGCCGGTGGTCTCGGCGCAGCACGGCGCGTTCTTCCTGGCGATGCCGACGGGCAGCGGGGAGCTCGGCGCGGGCGGCGAGGGCTCGTACGAGCTGGTCATGCGCGGCAGTTACGGCTACTCGGCGGGCTCGATGCCCACGTCCTTCCGGCCGGGGGAGACCCTGATCGGGACGGCGGCCGAGGAGAAGCGGACGATCCAGGTCAACGTCCCGCCGGGCTATCTGAAGATCTCCTCGGGGCTCGGCGAGGCCTCGCCGGCCTATGTGATCGTGCTGCCGGTGCTGTTCGAGGGGAAGGTCCTCGGAGTGATCGAGCTGGCGTCGTTCCAGCCGTTCACCCAGATCCAGCGGGACTTCCTCAACCAGATCGCCGAGATGATCGCGACGAGCGTCAACACCATCAGCGTCAACACCAAGACCGAGGTGCTGCTCAAGCAGTCGCAGGAGCTCACCGAGCAGCTGCGCGAGCGCTCGGAGGAGCTGGAGAACCGGCAGAAGGCGCTCCAGTCGTCCAACGCCGAACTGGAGGAGAAGGCCGAGCTGCTGGCCCAGCAGAACCGCGACATCGAGGTCAAGAACACGGAGATCGAGGAGGCGCGGCAGGTGCTGGAGGAGCGGGCCGAGCAGCTCGCGGTCTCCATGCGCTACAAGTCCGAGTTCCTGGCGAACATGTCGCACGAGCTGCGCACCCCGCTCAACTCGCTGCTGATCCTCGCCAAGCTGCTCGCGGACAACGCCGACAGCAACCTCACGCCGAAGCAGGTGGAGTTCGCCGAGACGATCCACGGCGCGGGCTCCGATCTGCTCCAGCTCATCAACGACATCCTCGACCTGTCGAAGGTCGAGGCGGGCAAGATGGACGTCAGCCCGACCCGTATCGCGCTCGTGCAGCTCGTCGACTACGTGGAGGCGACGTTCCGGCCGCTCACGGCGGAGAAGGGGCTCGACTTCTCGGTGCGGGTGTCGCCGGAGCTGCCGGCCACGCTGCACACCGACGAGCAGCGGCTCCTCCAGGTGCTGCGCAATCTGCTGTCGAACGCGGTGAAGTTCACCGACACCGGTGCGGTGGAGCTGGTGATCCGGCCCGCCAACGCGGATGTGCCGCAGTCGATCCGGGAGCAGCTGCTGGAAGCGGGGTCGCTGCGCGACGCCGACAGCGATCTCATGGCTTTCTCGGTCACGGACACCGGCATCGGGATCGCGGCCAGCAAGATGCGGGTCATCTTCGAGGCGTTCAAGCAGGCGGACGGCACGACGAGCCGCAAGTACGGCGGTACGGGCCTGGGTCTGTCCATCAGCCGGGAGATCGCGCGGCTGCTGGGTGGTGAGATCCATGCGGCGAGCGAGCCGGGCCGCGGCTCGACGTTCACGCTGTATCTGCCGCTGCACCCGAGCGAGCTGCCGCCGCAGGGCTTTCCGCAGCTCGCCCCGGGCAGCGACGCGCGTATCGTCCCCGCGGACGACCAGGCGGCCGCCGCGCCCGTCGACGGCGGTCCGCCGTCCGTGCCGCAGCTCTCGCTGCCGTCGGCGCCCGTGCCGTTCGACAGCCACGGTTCTCCCGGGACGCTCTTCCGGCGCCGCCGCAAGGCCCTGGGCGGTACGGAGCTGAGCGCCGCGCTGCCGGGGCAGCCCGCCGGGTCGCCGGGCTCCGCGCAGGAGTCCTGGGCCGGATCCGCCCAGGAGCCGGGGGGCGAGCAGCGCCGTACCTTCGAGTTCCACGGGGAGAAGGTGCTCATCGTCGACGACGACATCCGCAACGTCTTCGCGCTCACCAGCGTGCTGGAGCAGCACGGGCTGTCGGTGCTGTACGCGGAGAACGGGCGCGAGGGCATCGAAGTCCTGGAGCAGCACGACGATGTGACGGTCGTACTGATGGACATCATGATGCCCGAGATGGACGGCTACGCGACGACGACGGCGATCCGCAGGATGCCGCAGTTCGCCGGGCTGCCGATCATCGCGCTCACCGCGAAGGCGATGAAGGGCGACCGGGAGAAGGCGATCGAATCGGGCGCCTCGGACTATGTCACCAAGCCGGTCGACCCCGATCACCTTCTCTCGGTCATGGAGCAGTGGATGCGCGGAAAGTGA
- a CDS encoding response regulator yields MVQKAKILLVDDRPENLLALEAILSALDQTLVRASSGEEALKALLTDDFAVILLDVQMPGMDGFETAAHIKRRERTRDIPIIFLTAINHGPHHTFRGYAAGAVDYISKPFDPWVLRAKVSVFVELYMKNCQLREQAALLRLQLEGGHAGAGDSKEPAGLLAELSARLAAVEEQAEALSKQLDDESADAAAVATAAHLERKLTGLRRALDALEPGTGSGAPTLPSQN; encoded by the coding sequence ATGGTGCAGAAGGCCAAGATCCTCCTGGTCGATGACCGGCCGGAGAATCTGCTGGCGCTGGAGGCCATCCTCTCTGCGCTCGATCAGACACTGGTGCGGGCATCGTCAGGGGAGGAGGCGCTCAAAGCGCTGCTGACGGACGATTTCGCGGTCATTCTGCTGGACGTCCAGATGCCGGGAATGGACGGATTCGAGACCGCCGCGCACATCAAGCGGCGGGAACGGACCAGAGACATCCCGATCATCTTCCTGACCGCCATCAACCACGGCCCGCACCACACCTTCCGCGGTTACGCCGCGGGCGCGGTGGACTACATCTCCAAGCCCTTCGACCCGTGGGTGCTGCGCGCGAAGGTCTCCGTCTTCGTCGAGCTCTACATGAAGAACTGCCAGCTGCGCGAGCAGGCCGCGCTGCTCCGGCTCCAGCTCGAGGGCGGCCACGCGGGTGCGGGCGACAGCAAGGAGCCCGCGGGCCTGCTCGCCGAACTCTCCGCGCGGCTCGCGGCCGTTGAGGAGCAGGCCGAGGCGCTGTCCAAGCAACTGGACGACGAGTCGGCGGATGCCGCGGCCGTCGCCACCGCCGCACACCTGGAGCGCAAACTCACCGGACTGCGCAGGGCGCTGGACGCCCTGGAGCCGGGCACGGGCAGCGGCGCGCCGACGCTGCCTTCGCAGAACTAG
- a CDS encoding SpoIIE family protein phosphatase yields MAEPGVETRTRSSVITARAAASFDPVGRSVATARAFVRDTLQGWGYSDVVDDAVVLTSELVTNAVIHAGTSADVLCLRTGEGVRVEVADRYPEREIPLQSGGSTFAHPDRENGRGLLLCAALASRWGVDYTQTHKQVWFQLDLPQRTVGTRSAGPILPTDLLPVADERVRVAVVQIDRNGAISSWNDDAEHLFGYAADQVLGKPLGDLAAWPHTPGIGTGIAEALQLSRWEGSYGIRGTDGRVVPVYASHLRVRDTQGEASTVCLLVRDYERAVLQTPARTPSHDGVGSDNRNADPFEVFIGSPAPDDLDGLLQRTVERARDMLDGDSAFLLLATDDETELEVRATTGLPSARQRFARVPVEAGTGRYGSARMPAVHEDLTAVPGAVPLLGGTGMRSVVTVPLKVEGRLTGSLGVAAESAGRYSNEEALRLQFAADRIALAVESARLGELERLRRGSLSFLVEASDLLAGTLDRDQTLALMAQMTVPTLATWCAVYTIADQASEPYLSYVLHEDEERIDGLKALLSRIDPPDPVPTPGARVWTAPADAAHQAALRTSMRELGLAASPLSSRIGTTLATTSAVGGETVVLPLVARNRVIGMLTLGKPSDDHFRQEILELAEDLSRRAALALDNARLYSERTAISQSLQRSLLPPGLPQIPGVEVEVIYRAAGEGNEVGGDFYDLFPIRDGAYGFAIGDVCGTGPEAAAVTGLARHALRLLAREGFGGPAVLERLNAAILDEGARSRFLTLLYGELWPQEDGSALLKVVCAGHPLPLRLRQDGSVEPAAEPQPLLGVIDDLELYEQTITLQPGDVLLCVTDGVTERREGTRMLGDDGLVDVLTTCTGLTAGAVAARILRAVERFAAEPASDDMAILAMRVPEPHKS; encoded by the coding sequence ATGGCCGAGCCTGGCGTCGAGACGCGTACGAGGAGTTCTGTGATCACCGCGCGGGCGGCTGCCAGCTTCGACCCGGTCGGCCGGTCGGTCGCGACCGCCCGTGCCTTCGTCCGCGACACGCTCCAGGGCTGGGGGTACTCCGACGTCGTCGACGACGCTGTCGTCCTCACCAGCGAACTGGTCACCAACGCGGTCATCCACGCGGGCACCTCCGCCGACGTACTGTGCCTGCGCACGGGCGAAGGCGTACGGGTCGAGGTCGCCGACCGCTACCCGGAGCGCGAGATCCCCCTCCAGTCCGGCGGCAGCACGTTCGCCCACCCCGACCGCGAGAACGGCCGCGGACTGCTGCTCTGCGCCGCCCTCGCCTCCCGCTGGGGCGTGGACTACACCCAGACCCACAAGCAGGTCTGGTTCCAACTCGACCTCCCGCAGCGCACGGTCGGCACCCGGTCGGCGGGCCCTATCCTGCCCACCGACCTGCTCCCCGTCGCCGACGAGCGCGTCCGCGTCGCCGTCGTCCAGATCGACCGGAACGGCGCGATCAGCTCCTGGAACGACGACGCCGAGCACCTTTTCGGGTACGCGGCCGACCAGGTCCTGGGCAAGCCGCTCGGCGACCTCGCGGCCTGGCCGCACACCCCCGGCATCGGCACCGGCATCGCCGAGGCCCTGCAACTCTCCCGCTGGGAGGGCAGTTACGGCATCCGGGGCACCGACGGCCGCGTCGTGCCCGTCTACGCCTCCCACCTCCGCGTCCGCGACACCCAAGGCGAGGCCAGCACCGTCTGCCTCCTCGTACGCGACTACGAACGCGCGGTCCTCCAGACACCCGCACGCACCCCCTCCCACGACGGAGTCGGCTCCGACAACCGCAACGCGGACCCCTTCGAGGTCTTCATCGGCTCCCCCGCCCCCGACGACCTCGACGGCCTCCTCCAGCGCACGGTCGAGCGCGCCCGCGACATGCTCGACGGCGATTCCGCCTTCCTGCTGCTCGCCACCGACGACGAGACCGAGCTCGAAGTACGGGCCACCACCGGGCTCCCCTCGGCCCGCCAGCGCTTCGCCCGCGTCCCCGTCGAAGCCGGCACCGGACGGTACGGCTCCGCACGTATGCCGGCCGTCCACGAGGACCTCACCGCCGTCCCCGGCGCCGTCCCGCTGCTCGGCGGCACCGGAATGCGCTCGGTCGTCACCGTCCCGCTCAAGGTCGAGGGCCGCCTCACCGGCTCCCTCGGCGTGGCGGCGGAATCCGCGGGCCGGTACTCCAACGAGGAGGCCCTGCGCCTCCAGTTCGCCGCCGACCGCATCGCCCTCGCCGTCGAGTCCGCCCGCCTCGGCGAGCTGGAACGCCTGCGCCGCGGATCCCTCAGCTTCCTCGTCGAGGCATCCGACCTGCTCGCCGGCACACTCGACCGGGACCAGACCCTGGCCCTGATGGCCCAGATGACCGTCCCGACCCTCGCCACCTGGTGCGCGGTCTACACGATCGCCGACCAGGCATCGGAGCCGTACCTCTCGTACGTCCTCCACGAGGACGAGGAGCGCATCGACGGCCTCAAGGCGCTGCTGTCCCGGATCGACCCGCCGGACCCGGTCCCCACCCCCGGCGCCCGGGTCTGGACCGCCCCCGCCGACGCCGCCCACCAGGCCGCCCTGCGCACCTCCATGCGCGAACTGGGCCTCGCCGCCTCACCGTTGTCCTCCCGCATCGGTACGACACTGGCCACCACCTCCGCGGTCGGCGGCGAGACCGTGGTCCTGCCGCTCGTCGCCCGCAACCGGGTCATCGGCATGCTGACCCTCGGCAAGCCCTCCGACGACCACTTCCGCCAGGAGATCCTCGAACTCGCCGAGGACCTCTCCCGCCGCGCCGCCCTCGCCCTGGACAACGCCCGCCTCTACTCCGAGCGCACGGCCATCAGCCAGTCCCTCCAGCGCAGCCTCCTGCCGCCCGGCCTCCCCCAGATCCCGGGCGTCGAGGTCGAGGTCATCTACCGCGCCGCCGGGGAGGGCAACGAGGTGGGCGGCGACTTCTACGACCTCTTCCCCATCCGCGACGGTGCCTACGGCTTCGCCATCGGCGACGTCTGCGGCACGGGCCCGGAGGCCGCCGCCGTGACAGGCCTCGCCCGCCACGCTCTGCGCCTGCTCGCCCGCGAGGGCTTCGGCGGCCCGGCGGTGCTGGAGCGGCTGAACGCGGCGATCCTCGACGAGGGCGCCCGCAGTCGTTTCCTCACGCTCCTGTACGGCGAGTTGTGGCCCCAGGAGGACGGCTCCGCGCTCCTGAAGGTCGTCTGCGCCGGCCACCCTCTCCCGCTGCGCCTGCGCCAGGACGGCTCCGTCGAGCCCGCGGCCGAGCCGCAGCCGCTGCTCGGAGTCATCGACGACCTCGAACTGTACGAGCAGACGATCACGCTTCAGCCCGGCGATGTCCTGCTCTGCGTCACGGACGGCGTCACCGAGCGCCGCGAGGGCACACGGATGCTGGGCGACGACGGCCTCGTCGACGTGCTCACGACCTGTACGGGCCTGACGGCCGGTGCGGTCGCGGCCCGCATCCTGCGCGCGGTCGAGCGCTTCGCCGCCGAGCCGGCCTCGGACGACATGGCGATCCTCGCGATGCGCGTCCCGGAGCCGCACAAGAGCTAA